The genomic segment ACGACGTGGCGAAGAGGGCAAAGGGTCAACGGCCTGTTTGGCCTCCGGCCGCTAGgggccgctctctctctctctcccgctcAAGATCCTGCCGCTCTAGCACAGCGACTTCCGGTGGGTAAGGCCGGAAGCGGTTGGGGCGGGGCCTGTGCGGAGGCTCCGTGCGGAGGGCGCGGCGGGAGGATGTGGTTCACGTACGCGCTGAGCTGGGCGGCGCTGCTCATCCAGGCCGCCTTCGTCACCCTCGGCATCGGTAAGCGAGCGGGGCCCCGGGCCGCTTGGCCCGAGCGGGCCTCCGTCGCTCGCTCTGAGAAAGGGGCGGGGCCACGGCATTGGCCTACTTCGCTCGCTcggcggagggggcggggcctgggcccacttgggccttccttcccttcaggtgttttggactccaactcccagcattcctcacggcctcaggccccttccttttccccctcagccgcttaagcggctgagggggaaaaggaaggggcctgaggccgtgaggaatgctgggagttggagtccaaaacacctgaagggcccaaattCACCCTTgtctcccaagcctctcactctTTATTTCTTGATGTTTACATTTGCTAACCTgtcttctatgtgtatgttgatttgccagtttggtgtgggaggagctaAAGAGGTGATTGTAATGAGCAtgctcagtggaggtggatgcatgtttgcattagacctcagtggaagtgggtgcgtgttgctgttttggacttcccaGCTGCGCCcggaccttgggaagtcagatttggccacagtggtccatactctccttacataataataatacataatagtgataataataatgataataataaagggaagtcagatttggccacagtggtccatactctccttacataataataataataataataataataataataataataataataatgataataataaagggaagtcagatttggccacagtggtccatactctccttacataataataataataataataataataataataataataataataataataaagggaagtcagatttggccacagtggtccataccctccttacataataataatacataataatgatgataataataatgataataataaagggaagtcagatttggccacagtggtccacactctccttacgtaataataatacataataatgataataataatgataataataaagggaagtcagatttggccacagtggtccatactctccttacataataataataataataatacataatagtgataataataaagggaagtcagatttggccacagtggtccacactctccttacgtaataataatacataataatgataataataatgataataataaagggaagtcagatttggccacagtggtccatactctccttacataataataataataataatacataatagtgataataataaagggaagtcagatttggccacagtggtccacactctccttacgtaataataatacataataatgataataataatgataataataaagggaagtcagatttggccacagtggtccatactctccttacataataataataataataatacataatagtgataataataaagggaagtcagatttggccacagtggtccatactctccttacataataataataataataataatgataatgataataataaagggaagtcagatttggccacagtggtccatactCTCCTTACATAATGataatacataataatgataataataaagtgaagtcagatttggccacagtggtccatactctccttacataataataatacataataatgataataataaagggaagtcagatttggccacagtggtccatactctccttacataataataatacataataatgataataataaagagaagtcagatttggccacagtggtccacactctccttacataataataataataataataataataataataataataataataatgataataataaagggaagtcagatttggccacagtggtccatactctccttacataataataataataataataataataataataataataataataataatgataataataaagggaagtcagatttggccacagtggtccatactctccttacataataataataataataatgataataataaagggaagtcagatttggccacagtggtccatactctccttacataataataatacataatagtgataataataaagggaagtcagatttggccacagtggtccatactctccttacataataataataataataatacataatagtgataataataaagggaagtcagatttggccacagtggtccatactctccttacataataataataataataataatgataatgataataataaagggaagtcagatttggccacagtggtccatactCTCCTTACATAATGataatacataataatgataataataaagtgaagtcagatttggccacagtggtccatactctccttacataataataatacataataatgataataataaagggaagtcagatttggccacagtggtccatactctccttacataataataatacataataatgataataataaagagaagtcagatttggccacagtggtccacactctccttacataataataatacataataatgataataataaagggaagtcagatttggccacagtggtccacactctccttacataataataatacataataatgataataataatgataataataaagggaagtcagatttggccacagtggtccatactctccttacataataataatacataataatgataataataatgataataataaagggaagtcagatttggccacagtggtccatactctccttacataataataatacataataatgataataataatgataataataaagggaagtcagatttggccacagtggtccacactctccttacataataataatacataataatgataataataatgataataataaagggaagtcagatttggccacagtggtccacactctccttacataataataatacataataatgataataataatgataataataaagggaagtcagatttggccacagtggtccacactctccttacgtaataataatacataataataataataataaagcaaagaactggtgggatcacaaacctgcaaaagtattggaaaatgagcacgcaaagatactgtgggacttccgaatccagactgacaaagttctggaacacaacaacaacaacaacaacaacataataataataataataataataataataataaagcaaagaactggtgggatcacaaacctgcaaaagtattggaaaatgagcacacaaagatactgtgggacttccgaatccagactgacaaagttcagaaacacaacaacaacaacaacaacaacaacaacataataataataataaagcaaagaactggtgggatcacaaacctgcaaaagtattggaaaatgagcacgcaaagatactgtgggacttccgaatccagactgacaaagttctggaacacaacaacaacaacaacataataataataataataataataaagcaaagaactggtgggatcacaaacctgcaaaagtattggaaaatgagcacgcaaagaaactgtgggacttccgaatccagactgaccaagttctggaacacaacaacaacaacaacataataataataataataaagcaaagaactggtgggatcacaaacctgcaaaagtattggaaaatgagcacgcaaagatactgtgggacttccgaatccagactgaccaagttctggaacacaacacaccagacatcacagttgtggagaagaagaaggtttggatcattgatgtcgccatcccaggtgacagtcgcattgacaaaaaacaacaggaaaaactcagccgctatcaggacctcaagatttaacttcaaaaactctggcagaaaccagtgcaggtgatcccggtggtgatcggtgtcagagtaattcgcagcgtagcagcagttgtatgttgtcaatggagcgcagaacgaagagacgtcagaaacaatgttaaaaatatatacaaagttttactatataagacaaaacagaattgcagacaaacacaggcctagctttcactctaggcagacacaaactcagaacagagcaagatctcaactttattattattattattattaatctttatttgtaccccgctagcatctcccgaaggacttgatgcggcttacaaaggccaaggcctcaacacacaatataacaatacaaaattgttaggcaaattaaaaacaattaaaacagtataaagaacaagcaataaacaatacgctaaaacacaatagaactgggccgggccagagtaatgggtacaagattaaaagtgctgatgtgacaggtgatatataaggcttctagggcaagtgcagagtgcgatatacgatcttagttctaataaagtgcttatgggacttggtattggagatttcctattaatctgggaaggcacattggaacagccaggtcttcaagttctttctgaagactgccagtgtaggggcctgtctgagatccttggggagggtgttccagagtcggggggccaccacagagaaggccctgtctcgtgtccccaccaaccgcgcttgcgacgcaggcgggatcacgagcagggcctctccagatgaccgaagtgaacgcgtgggttcgtagacggagatgcggtcacggaggtaggatggtcccaaaccgttcagggctttgtaggtaagtacCTGccccttaaattgggctcggaaaataaatggcagcaatCAACTGaccgcaatcagtaatgtacaaacacacttgagtctggatactccccaaggttccagccacacatcaaggtcaacacagcttctcagtcattaactctttacagactatagtatactctggatgatgcaacctgtatgcaatacatgccagacacaaatttcatttaaacactaccaatacacaaatcccacactaacaatcggcgcattgggtgccgtgccaaaagatctcacaatagacattgacaggattacaatctgccaactgcaaaaggccaccctactgggatctgcacgcatcatccgaaaatacatcacacagtcctagacacttgggaagggttcgacttgtgattttgtgatgcaaaatccagcatgtctatcttgtttgctgtgtcataataaaataataataataagtttatttatatcctgcctccatctcccccgaagcggactcggggcggctcacagaaatatcaaataaaaacagtaacaatatacaatacatcaataaacaaaaacattgtaaaatttaaacattaacctatgaaataaaaacacgcttaataaaacatagaattaaaaccagcgagGTTACAGTAGTAGATAAGCTAAAGTGCgcattataagttgtaaactcaagatcatcatcatcatctaattagttattaatcgccctccaaccatgatgctctaggcgatttacaagataaaaatacATAACAGATAAAGTGCAGCAAATTCGTTTTAAAATGAATTTGGGAAAAGGCGAAAGATTTATCCGATCCTTACAtccaggatagactactgcagtgcgttctatgtggggttgcctttgaagactgttcagaagcttcaaaccGTCCAACGagtggcagccaggttaataacttgtgacagttttaaatttattttatttatttatttattacgttACTTCtaccccctcccttctcacccatcaggggactcagggcgtcttacaatataaaaacatacagtagagtctcgcttacccaacataaatgggccggcaaaatgttggataagcgaatatgttggataaaaaagagggatcaaggaaaagcctattaaatgtcaaattaggttatgattttacaaattaagcaccaaaacatcatgttatacaacaaatttgacagaaaaggtagttcaatatgcagtaacggtatgtagtaattactgtatttctgaatttaacaccaaaatatcactatgtattgaaaacattgactacaaacacatttgactactaaaaggcagactgcgttggataatccacaactatggataagcgaatattggataagtgagactctacataaaaacagtttacatcgcATTTAGAaatccatttaaataaaaaaaatacattacaattaAGAACCCACATTAAAAACCTGcataattatacatataaatataaattcatGGCGCATTTCAAGCCCAAATggggtctgtcattgagtcatacatagagtctcgcttatccaaccttcgcttatccagggttctgtattatccaacacagtctgtcttttagtatttttctttttttaaaatttatattgtgggatatatatacacgtgtatttatttatttatttcaattatttataccccgcccttctcacccgaggggagtcagggcggcttacaagtggcaattgatgccgttacactgatatacaataaactaaaacaattaaaacagttaaaacagtcataaaatagtcataaaatacaatatacaagtttaaaacaatgcaaagtgcatatatatatatatatatatatatatatatatatatacacacacacgtatatatatatatatatacacacacgtataCACACATAGAGACAttcaatcttgatattccacaatcaaaataccgaTACTTTTCCCCAATCCCGCCACATCCCCCTTATCACCCATGAACTTATGCTTTCATAATACGAGGGTACAGAAATACTATCAAATATTTATACCTAACTAAGCATATAAAtgtccccctctttctttctagaaagaaagaaaggaaaaaacccttttggtatttaatgtttttgtagtcaatgttttcaatgtttaggtgctaaattcgtaaatagagtaattactacattaacaTTGCTGtgcattgaactcctttttctgtcaatttgaacgtaaaatatgatgttatggagcttaatttgtaaaatcataacataattggaCGTttgatagacttttccttaatccctcattatctaacatttttgcttatccaacattctgccagcctgtttatgttggataagtgagactctgctgccatggttttaatgtgaagataactgattttagtttttatgtatatttatggtttattttatgttccggcattgaatgtttctggaacccgagtcccctttgaggtgagatgggcggaatataaatgttttaaataaataataaataaataagtatgacttatggacttaaGTGAGTACAGTTATACACTTtgaactatggactattgattaagaatgatacggtactctgtgtactcaacacacagagaaactacaatctatctgtaactgaactttaagaaatgtgcctgtattgtGAGTTAatacaagtaagtaagtaagtaactttattttctacccccgccaccatctcccagcagggactcagggcagctacaCAGGACACAGGCCCGAAGATATAGAACAAGTagatcagttaaaacatattgcaataaaaacacagtaaaaacagcatttatacaaaacagttactttatACAAAACcatacattaaaccataaaactcagttaacatctatatatataaaagggtaatggaatcacggcactggacaaaacaactaaactaaacaccccacaaccaaaaaaattgacagcacaacctctcatccactccTCTACGTTcatttaacaaaaagaaaagaaaaataaagtcctagccacagcaatgcgtggccgggcacagctagtataatataatacaaaatgtgtataagtaaacaagatacattattttacaaataagactttgttttttatctccgagtgcatattttaaaccaagaggtttcaagggagtgtatatttttttgggcaactgcagtttcaacttcaaagaaacaaccatcctctgctaacccaatgtatttttgtagtggcatgtctttgtccttggcagttcaaagacatggttcttcagtctaacagccgagttccctgtgtgccattacgtaaatacttgtgaatatcacttgttcaaagggttgacgtctaacaaggtcatgactagtggttttcaaaaggtggtctccacatgttcatggagattcccaTTTGCCAAACAGAAATGTGCCCAgacactgggtgcagttattttcccaaTTGGTTATGTCCAATAGAAGGaaggaataagaaaggaaaaggaggaaaggaaggagaaaggaaaggagggaaaggctgtggggaaggaagaaaggaacagCAGACAGGGCACGGTGGCAAGAGCAGCCAGGCAAGGGCCGGCCTAGGCGCTAGTATGCAGATAGACGACGTGCGCCCGGTAGGTTCTTCATGGGTGACTTTCCGCCTTGTGCTTCTCCTTCCCAACGtgatcccttcctttctctttctttctctctcctcccttctccCAGCGGCCGGATTGTACTACTTGGCGGAGCTGATTGAGGAGTACACGGTGGCCACCAGCAGAATCATCAAGTACATGATCTGGGTAAGTGACAGATGTCAAGCGGGGAccatcgaaggaaggaaggaaagcctaGAGCTGGCATGGTATGTGCActacgataaaggttcaaaccatagaacgaacacaatatgtatattagagcctcatatacataataatgttaacaataatacaaataataagatttatagactgcaatcatccagatttaaatgctatacagagcagttttcaatataacatatatcagacatatatcaacaatatcaacaagactcccaactaaagtttgttagcaacacagtatgtgtacatccagtctctccaaatgcatgTAAATTTCATTTTGCTCAAACTTGGCTTGGAGTCAaagcaaatcaaagtctctgtagtttTGGAGCAGTTCTGTAGGACTCCTCtagatgtaaatgcagtcagtaggctgtagcttcagtttgttgacaataaatggtcaaatagatgttattttagagtagctggctgtgagccgaagtaagctgtttacaagctgtttacataagccgtttactactggttcccaggtttccTCAagttaagcggctgaggggcaaaaggaaggggcctgaggctgtgaggaatggtgggagttgaagtccaaaacacctggagagaaggcccaagttggccaatACGtgacctggagggagggcccaggaAGTGTGGGCTTGACGTGTTTGGGATTGACAGACGGGCCTGacctttttgttttaatgtttgtttatttgtagaTTTTTATTTGTATTGGAATACTTTTAATGTGAGCCTCCTTGTgcagagaaaaagcggggtataaataaacattaataatgggttgctgtgagttttctgggctgtctggtcatgttccagaagcattctttcctgatgtgtcacccacatctatggcaggcacactGAGAGGTTGTGACATCttttggaaacgaggcaagggagggggttttttgttgttgttttttagtgccttttaaatttatttgtgtgttttcgtATTTGTATTTGATgtcactgtatgctggttttatatctgtgagccgccccgagtccctctggggagatggtggcggggtacaaaaataaaataataataataataataataataattattacagtagaatctcacttatccaacactcgcttatccaacgttctggattatccaacgcatttttgtagtcaatgttttcaatacatcatgatattttggtgctaaattcgtaaatacagtaattactacatagcattactgcgtattgaactactttttctgtcaaatttgttgtataacatgatgttttggtgcataatttgtaaaatcataacctaattggatgtgtaataggctttttcttaatctctccttattatccaacatattcagttatccaacgttctgccggcccgtttatgttggataagtgagactctactgtattattgttgttgttgttgttgttgttgttgtatatctttggaatattcagagtgggagaaaaaccCTTTGTtctgaatgtttcaactggccgccttgattagcatttaatagccttgcagcttcaaggtctggttgcttattgcctgggggaatcctttgaaacattcacacatgcctcaaacagagaagagttctttctcccatcctggacattattgcacagggatggagatagatagattgatagatgaaccccacttgcctagtttccaacagacctcacaacctctgagggtgcctgccataggtgtgggcgaaacgtcaggagagaatgcttctggaacatggtcaggcagcctggaaagctcacatcagcccagtgattttggccatgaaagccttcgactgcatattgaacaacaacaataataataataataataataataataataataataataataatcggggAACCAGGGCTCTGGGAAGCTCTGCCTTGGCAGCTACAATggggtcgaactgcattaatgctgGATGCAGGGGGAAGGCACCCGAGGGGTTGGATAGGACTTCCAACGTGACTCTGGTCTCCTCTAGGTATACCCTAGAACCGCCAATTCCCAGCAGAGCTGCAGATACGGATTCCACAGTTTTGGAGGTCTCTTACTGTACCTCATTCTATTTTGTGATATATACACTGTAAAGGAGAAAGGTGGGTGTGAAGTAAACAAGGAAGGTCTCGGGGAGACATGCCTTTCCTGAATGGCGGGCTGTGTGTTGACCCCAGGGCTTTGTCGCCACTCATGGTTTACTGTAGGCTTTTTCTAAGAGAATACGAATCAGAGCCAGTTTGTAACTGTAATAGAGCAGCTGTTACGTGTTAGTTGGGCGCGTTATCAGGCATTCTGTATGAAAGAGAGCTCTGAGGTAGCAGACGCTGCTGGTAGGTGTTCAGAGCACAACTGACTCAAGTGTATTTTTAGTTCGTGAGGACTTGGTTCAGGGCCACACGGCGTAAGAAGGGGCTAGTAAATCTTTAAAAGTCTGTGTGCCCATAAGCTCCCGTACTCTGCCCGTCAGGCAATAGGGTTGAGGCACTAACCTGGGTCTGACGGGCTTCTCCCTCTCGTTCTCTGCGCCAGTTCTCGACGGCGGTGCTGCTGGGCCTGTACCTCTTTGAGGGCTTCCCGGGCCTCATGGTCAGCGTGGGGCTCTTCACCAACCTGGTCTACTTCGGCCTCCTGCAGACCTTCCCCTTCATCATGCTCACCTCCCCCAACTTCATGCTCTCCTGCGGTGAGTCACTGAGTGGGGTTGACCCACGATCATTGGTttgtagcagtggttctcaaccttcctaatgccacgaccccttaatactgtTCCTCATGTCGTGGTGACCCTCAACCCTAACATTTTTGTTGCTACCTCATAACTGTcagtttgctcctgttatgagccgccaggatgtattttcattcactggaccacacttggcacaaatacctgatagatacacccaaatttgaatactggtgggattgggaggggattgattttgtcctttgggagttgcagttgctgggatgtatagttcacctacgctcaaagagcattctgaactccaccaatgatggaattgaaccaaacttggcacacagaactcccacgaccaacaggaaatactggaagggtttggtgggcattgaccttgagtttgggagttgtagttcacctacacccagagagcactgtggactcaaacaacgatggacttggaccaaacttgacaccaatactcaatatgcccaaatgtgaacactggtggagtttggggaaaatagaccttgacatttgggagttgtagttgctgggatttatagttcacctacaatcaaagagccccctgAGCCCCACTaaggatagaattgggccaaacatcccacacagaatccccacaaccaacagaaaatactggagggatttgggaggaattgacagtgatttaggggagatgtagttcaactACCTCTGgaaagcactgtgaactcaaacatgttttctggtggtctttggcgaccccctgACACCCCTCTCGCAACCCCAcctcaggggtcccaaccccccaggttgagaaatgctggtttaTAGCCGACCAAGCTACTTAAGACTGATGTTTGGAACCACTCTTCAGCTATTCACACTATTGAGGGACTAGGCTGCTGCCCTGGGGTTGTGGCTGCCATTTCTAGGAGGCCGTCATTGCCAGAAGGGCCAAGGAATAGAATAAAATGGAAGAGCTTTATCGTCATTCTGTTCTCACATgacgaaattaaatgccttccccaacACACGTCACAaagcaacacacccatccctccacaacCCAGCCACCACCGCACCTAAGGCATCCTGAGCTCTCCCTGGGATTTATTTAGTGAGTTATTTAGCATTTTCTGCCACAGTCCGAATCCCTCCTTGGACTGCACATCCCAGCTGCTTGCCAGAATGCAGCCAAAATGCTATGGTTGTGTCGTTTGAAGGAGAGGCGTAGGTGTCCTGGGGACAGTCTAGTTGCCCAGCTTGTTTTTGCCTTGAACCCAGGTTTGGCTGAATGCCTAGCTCTGGACACAGACCTGAGCGCAGGGTGAAGTGGCCTCAGGGAAGTGGGGGGGCAGCCGAGGAGGAAGAGGGCCTCAGTGACTACCATAAGGGCAGGAAAGATGCCTTTGCTTCTGATGAGAACGGAGCCTCTCTTGCCTCCGATTCCATAGTTGGGGCCGCAAAAAACACTTGGTCAGCTTGCGTGTTTGGCACAGCTGCTGGAAGTGTGTCTATTTCTGTGTGATTGTGTGTGTAGACAGTGCTGGGAAGCGCCCCTCTCACCCTCGCatttgccttttcctccttcaGTGCTGGTTGTGCTGAACCACTACCTGGCGTTCCAGTATTTTGCAGAAGAGTATTATCCCTTCTCAGAGGTGAGGGGCCCCGCTCTGCGCTTTCtgggctgagggggggggggcggggggcagCCGGCCTTCCACGTTTGCTGGACCCACAGGGTCAGAGCTCTGCTTTCTGGAGGCTcaggacaggatggcccatgacATTAGATTCCCCACCCAAAAGTGTGGTTTTGAAGGCCGGAGCAGGAGGAAAGTGGGTGGGAGCTGCGGGATGAGTTCTTGTGCTCAAGAAACGGGTCCGGGAGCAAATCCCCAGAAGCCAAGAGGACTCAGTTGAGGCTGAGTTTGGACTTTGGCCGTATTGGGAGGAGAAA from the Anolis carolinensis isolate JA03-04 chromosome 5, rAnoCar3.1.pri, whole genome shotgun sequence genome contains:
- the tex261 gene encoding protein TEX261; the encoded protein is MWFTYALSWAALLIQAAFVTLGIAAGLYYLAELIEEYTVATSRIIKYMIWFSTAVLLGLYLFEGFPGLMVSVGLFTNLVYFGLLQTFPFIMLTSPNFMLSCVLVVLNHYLAFQYFAEEYYPFSEVLAYFTFCLWLVPFAFFVSLSAGENVLPSTVQPGDDVVSNYFTKGKRGKRSGILVIFSFIKEAILPSRQKMY